The segment ACTGGGTTTTATTCTCGGACCTTCCATCGGCGGTATCTTGGGGAAATGGGGCTATCAAACCCCATTATTTTTTGCGGCTGCTTTGACGACGATCAATGGCCTTGCGGCGATTTTCTTACTGCCTGAATCGTTACCGGATGATGCGCGCGCCCAAGCTCAATTCAACCGGGAAGAAAACAAGTTTAACATGGATACATTGCGTCGTTATGCGGGTGTGCCGGCGATCCGGTCGGGGATGACTTTGTCGATGATTTATAATTTTGGTTTTTCAATATTATATGCGACGTTCGCATTATTTGCCGAAAGAGAGTTTGGATTTCATACCATGGAAACGGGTTACATGTTTGCATTTATGGGGATTGTTGGCGCGGTCATACAAGGTGGTCTGATCGGAAAGATTTCTCGGGCGATCGGTGAAGAAAAAATGATCGTGTTCGGACTATTAATTACGAGTTTCGGAATGTTTGCCATGTCACGCTCGGAATGGTTGTGGCTGCTGATCGTAGCATCGTTTTTGGTGTCGGTAGGCAGTGCGCTGCTGACGCCGGCGCTGTCAGGGCTTGTTTCTAAAAAGAGCAGTGAAACCGAGCAGGGTCGTATTTTAGGAATTATTCAATCATTGTCCAATTTGGCGCGTATGACCGGAATCGCATTTGGCGGTTTTGTTTTCGAAGCGGTTGGTATCTGGTCGCCATTCTGGATGTCTGGAATTATTTTGATAGCCGGTTGTGGCATGGCGTATTACATGCTTTTGACGACAGCCGAAATTCAGGAAGTTTAATCGGAGAGAAATTATGAGCAAATCCGGAGAAAGAAAATCAAAATTTGTAACGGATTCAGGCATTGATGTTCCGGCATATATGGAATCGTATCCTATCGAAACGGGCGAACAACTTGGTCGTCCGGGTGAATTTCCTTTTACACGCGGCGTCCAACCGACCATGTACCGTGGGCGTTTCTGGACAATGCGTCAGTACGCCGGTTTCGGTAATGCCGAAGAATCGAATAAGCGTTACCGTTATTTATTGTCACAAGGAACGATGGGACTTTCCGTCGCATTCGATCTGCCGACGCAAATCGGCTACGATTGCGATCACACGCTCGCGGAAGGCGAAGTTGGCAAAGTCGGCGTATCCATTTCATCGCTCGATGACATGGAAATTCTCTTTAAAGATATCCCGCTTGATAAAATCAGTACATCGATGACGATTAATGCAACGGCTGCGATTTTGTTATGTTTGTACGTGGCTGTTGCAAAGAAACAAGGCGTCGATATCCGGCAACTTTCCGGTACAATTCAGAATGACGTATTGAAGGAATATATTGCACGCGGCACGTACATTTATCCGCCCAAAAACTCCATGCGTATCATTACGGACATTTTTAAGTATTGCACTAAAGAATTGCCCAAATGGAATATGATCTCGATCAGCGGATACCATATCCGGGAAGCGGGGTCGACGGCGGTGCAGGAACTGGCTTTTACGTTTTCCAACGGAATTGCGTATGTGAACGCTGCATTGGATGCGGGATTAGACGTCGATACGTTTGCGTCACGCCTCAGTTTTTTCTTCAATGCGCATAATAATTTTTTTGAAGAAATAGCGAAGTTTCGCGCTGCACGGCGAATCTGGGCAAAAATCATGAAAAGCCGTTTTAATGCCAAAGATCCAAAGAGTATGATGTTGCGGTTTCACACACAGACCGGCGGTTCCACGCTTACGGCTCAACAGCCGTACAATAATATTCCGCGGGTGACCTTGCAGGCTTTGGCGGCAGTGCTTGGCGGAACGCAGAGCCTTCATACTAATTCGTTTGATGAAGCGTTGGCGCTGCCGACCGAAACTTCGGCTGAAATCGCATTACGCACACAGCAAGTTATTGCGTATGAAAGCGCCGTAGCCGATACGATCGATCCGATGGCCGGAAGTTTTTATGTGGAAAAACTGACCGATGAAATTGAAACACGTGTATTCGATTATTTGAAAAAAATCGATGAAATGGGCGGATCGATCCGGGCCATCGAAACAGGATATTTTCAGGCGGAAATCGCCGACTCGGCATACCGTTATCAAAAAGCAATTGAGAAAAAAGATCAGATCATTGTCGGGATCAATGAATTCGTCTCGGCCAGTGAACATAAGCCGGAAATCCTGACGATTGATACGTCGTTAGAAACTTTGCAGCGACAGCGGATCAAAGCATTGCGTCAGCGCCGCGATCAAACGAAAGTCAACGCGGTGTTGCAAAAACTACAAAACGCGGCACAATCGAACGATAATGTTTTACCATTGATTTTAGAGTGCGTAGAAAATTACGCAACATTAGGCGAGATTGCTGATACAATGCGGAATGTGTTTGGAGAATACCAAGCGGGGTGATAAAAGAATCAAGTTTTTGATCTATCAATGATAGACAGGCCGTTCTTTATACGGAATCGGATCGTCAACGCCAGCCAATTGAAATCCACGTAATCGTAAAGCACAACTGTCGCAGATACCGCACGCGGTATCTTCATTTTGGTAACACGACCACGTCAAATCCAGAGGCGCTCTTAATTCCAGTCCTTTTTTTATAATTGCCGATTTTTTCATATCGATGATCGGCATAACGATTTCTAATTCTGTCTCCGGCCGCGTACCCAACGCGATCACTTTATTAAACGCTGTAAAAAAATCCAATCGGCAATCCGGATAACCGGACGAATCTTCTTCTACGGCTCCAATAAAAATTTTTTTTGCTTTGAGCACTTCCGCCCAACTTACCGCCATGCTTAAAATATTGGCGTTTCGGAAAGGAACATACGACGACGGTACGGAAGGGTTATTTAAATCCGCCTTAGTAACGGTCATGCTTTCGTCGGTAAGACTTGAACCGCCGATCGTTTTAAGATGATTAACATTGCTAATTAAAATACGTTCTTGAGGAACTTTATAGAAATTGCAAATATCCAGAAACGCTTTTTCCTCGCGTTTCTCGGTGCGTTGCCCATAATTCATATGCAGCATGGCCAAATCGTAACTTTGATGTGCGATAGCCGCCGTGACGCAACTGTCCATTCCGCCGCTGGCGAGTACAACCGCTAGTGGTTTTTTATTCATCGAAGTTTACCGGGTTATAGATCAACGCTGATTTCAGCGTACGTGTTGATAGTTTCGGCAATACGGATTTTAAGAGAACGAAGGTGTTTGTATGGCTTTAATTGCGCCGCTATTTTATCGGCAAAATACCCGGCAATGTTTTCAGCCGTTGAATAATAGGGGATATAGACAACTTTAAATGATTTTCCTTTTAAAAAGTTTTTCATTAATTCATCGTCCTCGGAACATAAAAACGCATGATCCAATTCGTCTACAAGCGGTTTTACGATTGTTTTAAGATCGGAATAATCCATAAGCATTCCATTGGGCAATACGGTACCTGAAATTTCAACATTCAAACGATAGGAATGACCATGCAGGTTCTGGCATCCGCCTTGATGGTACGGCAAGCGATGAGCCATTTCCCAGTGAAAATCTTTTGCAATTTTAATAAGCGAATTAGTCATAGATGTAATATTTCCTTAAATCAAACGCCTCTCATATCCGGCGACCATATAAATTTATGCATTTGTAACTGAAAACGAATATTCGGCCATTCCGATTGCAGACGATCGGCCAGCATCCAATTGACCATTTCAACAGGTTCAATGACGCCAAAAACCGGTGAAAACAAAATGGCGTGAACTTTTTTATGCAAATCATATTGCCGGATCACATTGACACTCCATTCATAATCTTCGCGCGTTCCAATAACGAATTTGACCTCATCATGAGATAACAGATAGCTGACATTTTCGTATCGGTTTTTGTGAGTCATTGAGCTGGAAGGACATTTGAGATCGACGACTTTGATCACTCGGGGATCAACCGGCGCGATGTCAAGGCTGCCTCCGGTTTCCACTAAAACGCGGAACCCTTGATCGCAAAGTTGCTTCATCAGGGTAAAAACAGGCGCTTGCAGCAACGGTTCACCACCGGTAATTTCCACAGTGGAACAATGATAAGACTTCACGCGGTCAATAATTTCTTCAAGGGTCATATCTTGACCCGAATAAAAAGCATATTCGGTATCGCAATACGTGCATCGCAGGTTGCAATAGGTCAGGCGTACAAAAACACACGGCGATCCGGCGAACGTTGATTCACCTTGGATGCTGTAGAAAATTTCATTGATTTTGAGTTTGTCAGCCATAACTGCGGCGAATATAAGTATTCTTTGGTTTGACCGCAAGATGCAAAACAATTCTTTTATTGAATTTCCGATTGGGAACGCTTACATTAGCGTTCAATTTGAAAAATAGCTATAGAACCATGCAGACAACGACTTTAGAGAATTCTATCCGTTCACTCGAGCAGAAAGTGCGGTCGTTTAAAGGTGCTTTTTCCTTAAACGATGCCGCGGCGGTTACCGGTCTGGCCGTCGATGAAGCCAAAGAAGCGCTGGATGCAATGATGTCCAAATACGTTTGCCGTTTAATGGTTACCGAAAACGGCGATATGATTTATTCCTTCGGTAATTCTCTTCAGCGTCGCGGAGAAAAGACCTGGGCGGAGCGCTGGGATCAGATTGGCGAATGGGCATGGAAAATTTTTACGGTTATTTTTAAAGCATGGATTGCAGTTACATTGGTTGTGTATTTCATTGTATTTCTTGTTTTATTAATCGCTCTGTTGGTTGCTGCAACACAGGGCGGCGGTCGTGACCGGAAATCGCCGGTGAAATTGGACGGTATTTTTAGAATGTTTTTTTCGATTTTTCAGTGGCGTACTGCTACGACGATGATTCAGTATCAAACCGATCGTCAGGGTTATCGTTATCGCCAGTACCAGCCGCGTTCATCGATTTTAAATGAAAACAAAAAAAATTTCATTGCATCGGTGTATGATTTTGTGTTTGGCCCTGCGAGAGTTCAGATCGATACTCTAGCCAATGAAAAAGAAGTAGCGGCCTATCTGCGTAAAGAAAAAGGAATCATTACGTTGGCTGAATTGGTCGCACTGGGCGGTAAAAAAATCGATGAAGCGGAGGCGTTTTTATCGGAATGTATCGTTCGTTTCAAAGGCGATGCCGAGATTACGGATAACGGTGTCGTTTACGGCCGTTTTGACCAACTGACTCGCGGAATGGAAGGAGTTGAAGAGGGTAAAATTGAATATTTCTGGGATGAGTACGAACCGGAATATGAAATAACGGGCAACACTTCCGGGCGGAATGCAGGCATTATTTTTATGAACGCGTTCAATCTTATTTTTTCAGGATCGATTTTATATATGTTTTATACTTCCGGCCATACGGCTATAAATATTCCCAATGAACGGTTAGTGGTTTTGTTTTTGGGTTGGTTGCCATTTATTTTTTCGTTGTTATTTTTCGGGGTGCCAATCGCGCGGGCTTTTAAAGTTCGTAAACTAAAAAAACACCGCCTTGAAATGAATAAACGTAAACGCATTATGCGCGTCATTTTCCAGAAACCGAACAAGTCGGCGACCATTGAAGAAATTATTGCGGGAGTAAATTCCAGCAAATCCGAGAAGCCGCTGCAAGCGAAAGAAATCGAGCAATCACTTGAAAGTATGATGAGGGATTATCAAGGCGAGACCCAACTGGATTCTAATGGAAAAGTTTTGTATACGTTTCCACGTATGGCCGATGAAATGAATGAAGCGTTGCGTTTGCGTGCGACACGCGGTCTCGATAAAAATTTAGGCGATGTGATATTTGATTCCAAAGGTTAGGATGAATTTTTCAATCAACGTAACGGTCTATGAAAAAGAAAAAAACTGTCAAAAAAGCATCGGGTAAAAAACCGGTTCGAAAAGTTTTGAAAAAAACGGTCAAAAAAACAGCTGCGAAAAATAAACCGTCCAATCATGACGATAAAAAATTCAGGCTGACACCGTCCGATATCGATAAAATTGCGCACAGTCTCGGTGTTGAGAAACAATCGTTCGGCAACCATTACCGCTTATACCTTGAAAATCCGGCCGAAGCAAGAAAACTGACGTTAGAAATTTATCCTGATATTCCGATAGGGACTCGCCAAGGATCTTTGATTACGGTGTATACGACGAATGCCCATTTGCAATTGCAATTTTGTTCAGGTTACGTCATCAGTGAAATGCTGGGCGAAGTTACGTTTGTAGGAATGCACGATGGAAAACTATCGGGATTAATTATCGAAAAAGGAGCCGCCTGTTCATTTTACGCGAACGTTGACACGGAACTTCTGTCCGGTGACATTACTCAACTTGGCCCGGAGGTCATGTTGTCCGGAATTGCCCTGAGTCTTACTGAATCCATTATTAATAAGTAGTTTTCATGGTTGATGAATTAATCAAACAAGTCAACAGTTTGCATGACATAGAGCCGCTGGAGACGATGCCGCGCGAAGGTAAAAAGAAAGTCTATATCGAAACGTACGGTTGCCAAATGAACGTGTACGATTCCGAATTAGTTGCTGGTATCATGAATGAGATGGACTATGAATTAGTTGATCAATTCGAAAATGCGGATGCTATATTTCTGAATACTTGTGCTATTCGAGAAAACGCTGAGCAGCGTGTTTGGGGACAACTGACCCGTTTTAAAAAATTGAAAGAACAGCGGCCTGACCTTGTAATCGGAGTTTTAGGATGTATGGCAAAACATCTCGAGGAGCAAATTCATGCCAAGCGCCCGTATGTCAATGTCGTACTGGGACCGGACTCGTATCGTAAATTGCCGGAGCTATTAAAATCAGACCGTAAAACATCTTCGAATGTTATTCCGATTCAGGATTTAAAAATCAAATCGAATGACGATTTCAGTTTGAGTGAATATCGTGACTTTCATTTGAAAGATCTGCATATCGATACCAAGCTTTCGCGAACGGAAGTATATGAAGCGGTAACGCCGCTTCGATTCGGTCGTGTTACGGCGTGGATTGCAATCATGCGCGGATGCGACAATTTCTGCACATTCTGTGTTGTGCCGTTTACCCGGGGCAGAGAACGAAGCCGGTCTGTCGAAAGCGTTATTGAGGAAGTAAAAAAAGCGGTCGATCAGGGCTATACGGAAGTATGTTTGCTCGGTCAAAATGTTAATTCCTACAAAGACAACCTTCGTGATTTTGCGTATTTGATGGAACGCGTGAGTGATGTGAACGGTGTGAAGCGTATCCGGTTTACATCGCCGCATCCGAAAGATTTCCCCGAACGCTTGCTACACCTTATTGCCGGGCGTCCCAATATCTGCAAGCAGCTTCACATGCCGGTTCAATCGGGGTCCAATCGGATTTTGGATTTGATGAATCGTACGTATACGCGCGAGGAGTATTTTGAACTCATCGACAAAACCCGTACGATTATTCCGGATGTCGCTATCTCAACTGACGTCATTACCGGTTTCCCAACCGAAACGGAAGAAGATCATGAATCGACGATGGATCTTTTTAGAAAGATAGAATATCATTCGGCTTTTACTTTCGCTTATTCGCCGCGACCGGGCACCAAAGCTTATCTTTTGCAGGATGATGTAACTGATGAAGTCAAATCGAGACGGTTGCAGGAAATCATCCAATTACAGCGATCCATCGGGTTGAAAAAAATTCAAACAGAAATTGGGCGCGAGCGTGAAGTGGTCATTGAAGAAATCAGTAAAAAATCAGAGCAGCATTTTGCAGCCAGAACCAGCCAGTCGCTGGTAGTCGTTATTCCACGTAGCCATTATCAAATTGGAGATTATTTGACGGTGCGAATTACCCATGCTGAAGGACACACTCTTTTCGGCGAGCCTGTGTAAAATTCGCAAGTCGTTCTGTGAATATGGTTTTGTCGTTTATCGAAAAAATACTTCCCACCCCGCACGTTCAACATTTTTTACAACAACTGCAATCACGTAAAAATCTTTCCGTGGAAGGATTATGGGGTTCGTCGGATAACGTGCTTTCGGCTATAGCCGTTCAGCATACATGGCATTCACACAACCATATTGTTCTCGTCACAGCTGAATTTGAAAAATATGCTAACGTGCTGGATGACCTGACGGAATTACTCAAACCGTCTGGCGATCAGGAGCGCTGGCCAGAACGGAAAATTTTGTGTTATCCTGATGACGAACTGTTGCCGTACGATATCAAGGAACCAAGCCTTTCAATCGTCAACCTGCGCCAGGAATGTTTGGAAACTTTGATGGCAGGTGAGCCTGCCGTTATTGTGACCCATACGCGGGCACTGTTAAAAAAAATTCCGAAACCTGAAAAACTCAAATCATATCATATTGAGTTAAAAACCGGTTCGGCGTTTGATTTTATGTATTTGACCGAACTCCTCGCGGGGCTGGGTTTCGAAAAGCAGGACGTCGTTGATCAGGTCGGGACATTTGCCGTTCGCGGCGGAATTTTGGACGTCTACCCTTTTGCGCGTGAGAATCCTATCCGCATCGAATTCTTCGGCAATGATATTGAATCGATTCGTGAGTTTGACGTGATGTCACAGCGATCGGTCGGGATGCTCGATGAAGTAAATATTTATCCCAAAAGCGAAATCGGAACGGAAACGTTTGATGGAAGTTTTTTTGATTATCTTGATCCGAAAGCATTGATCATCGAGTATGAACCGGATATGGTTATCGCAAAAAATGAAAGTTATTGGGAGGAAATAAAAAAACATTATGAGAAAGCCCGGGAGCAAAATGATTCCGGTGTTTTTCTTTATGAAGATGTTTACTGGCCGCCGGCCGAACTTCATCGCCGCCAACAATCGTTTCAGCAAATCCATCACTGTCGGATTTCAAAAAAAATATTTGAATGCATGACGATGGCTTCACGTACAACAGAAACGTT is part of the bacterium genome and harbors:
- a CDS encoding radical SAM protein gives rise to the protein MADKLKINEIFYSIQGESTFAGSPCVFVRLTYCNLRCTYCDTEYAFYSGQDMTLEEIIDRVKSYHCSTVEITGGEPLLQAPVFTLMKQLCDQGFRVLVETGGSLDIAPVDPRVIKVVDLKCPSSSMTHKNRYENVSYLLSHDEVKFVIGTREDYEWSVNVIRQYDLHKKVHAILFSPVFGVIEPVEMVNWMLADRLQSEWPNIRFQLQMHKFIWSPDMRGV
- the miaB gene encoding tRNA (N6-isopentenyl adenosine(37)-C2)-methylthiotransferase MiaB translates to MVDELIKQVNSLHDIEPLETMPREGKKKVYIETYGCQMNVYDSELVAGIMNEMDYELVDQFENADAIFLNTCAIRENAEQRVWGQLTRFKKLKEQRPDLVIGVLGCMAKHLEEQIHAKRPYVNVVLGPDSYRKLPELLKSDRKTSSNVIPIQDLKIKSNDDFSLSEYRDFHLKDLHIDTKLSRTEVYEAVTPLRFGRVTAWIAIMRGCDNFCTFCVVPFTRGRERSRSVESVIEEVKKAVDQGYTEVCLLGQNVNSYKDNLRDFAYLMERVSDVNGVKRIRFTSPHPKDFPERLLHLIAGRPNICKQLHMPVQSGSNRILDLMNRTYTREEYFELIDKTRTIIPDVAISTDVITGFPTETEEDHESTMDLFRKIEYHSAFTFAYSPRPGTKAYLLQDDVTDEVKSRRLQEIIQLQRSIGLKKIQTEIGREREVVIEEISKKSEQHFAARTSQSLVVVIPRSHYQIGDYLTVRITHAEGHTLFGEPV
- the queC gene encoding 7-cyano-7-deazaguanine synthase QueC, which produces MNKKPLAVVLASGGMDSCVTAAIAHQSYDLAMLHMNYGQRTEKREEKAFLDICNFYKVPQERILISNVNHLKTIGGSSLTDESMTVTKADLNNPSVPSSYVPFRNANILSMAVSWAEVLKAKKIFIGAVEEDSSGYPDCRLDFFTAFNKVIALGTRPETELEIVMPIIDMKKSAIIKKGLELRAPLDLTWSCYQNEDTACGICDSCALRLRGFQLAGVDDPIPYKERPVYH
- a CDS encoding MFS transporter: MPPSHSKSLSIIFVTTLIDMIGFGIVIPILPYFAEHFGANGFEIGLLTSVYLLMQFIFTPIWGYCSDRWGRRPVILICIFASSMAYVIFGLAQSLVLILAARIVGGVFAGKFATIQAYIADVTTKENRSKGMGLFGAAFGLGFILGPSIGGILGKWGYQTPLFFAAALTTINGLAAIFLLPESLPDDARAQAQFNREENKFNMDTLRRYAGVPAIRSGMTLSMIYNFGFSILYATFALFAEREFGFHTMETGYMFAFMGIVGAVIQGGLIGKISRAIGEEKMIVFGLLITSFGMFAMSRSEWLWLLIVASFLVSVGSALLTPALSGLVSKKSSETEQGRILGIIQSLSNLARMTGIAFGGFVFEAVGIWSPFWMSGIILIAGCGMAYYMLLTTAEIQEV
- a CDS encoding methylmalonyl-CoA mutase; its protein translation is MSKSGERKSKFVTDSGIDVPAYMESYPIETGEQLGRPGEFPFTRGVQPTMYRGRFWTMRQYAGFGNAEESNKRYRYLLSQGTMGLSVAFDLPTQIGYDCDHTLAEGEVGKVGVSISSLDDMEILFKDIPLDKISTSMTINATAAILLCLYVAVAKKQGVDIRQLSGTIQNDVLKEYIARGTYIYPPKNSMRIITDIFKYCTKELPKWNMISISGYHIREAGSTAVQELAFTFSNGIAYVNAALDAGLDVDTFASRLSFFFNAHNNFFEEIAKFRAARRIWAKIMKSRFNAKDPKSMMLRFHTQTGGSTLTAQQPYNNIPRVTLQALAAVLGGTQSLHTNSFDEALALPTETSAEIALRTQQVIAYESAVADTIDPMAGSFYVEKLTDEIETRVFDYLKKIDEMGGSIRAIETGYFQAEIADSAYRYQKAIEKKDQIIVGINEFVSASEHKPEILTIDTSLETLQRQRIKALRQRRDQTKVNAVLQKLQNAAQSNDNVLPLILECVENYATLGEIADTMRNVFGEYQAG
- the queD gene encoding 6-carboxytetrahydropterin synthase QueD, giving the protein MKIAKDFHWEMAHRLPYHQGGCQNLHGHSYRLNVEISGTVLPNGMLMDYSDLKTIVKPLVDELDHAFLCSEDDELMKNFLKGKSFKVVYIPYYSTAENIAGYFADKIAAQLKPYKHLRSLKIRIAETINTYAEISVDL